A single window of Malus sylvestris chromosome 5, drMalSylv7.2, whole genome shotgun sequence DNA harbors:
- the LOC126623998 gene encoding transcription factor RSL2-like gives MEDIGAVSEGEWTSLSGMYTAEEVDFMSQLLGNSSNQTSSMGIPEASWPGGYYEGSHYYSSETSDSNSQEANLSGGTRTFYPTSSNESYYLNESSQPMLATNNNNISMSIDFGAGDVIKTLNSYLIEGDHDQCLNQETSEGNPEERGGNPAEAVALGNQKFDMTAAQEQSMEEINPTKNSLKRSQSLENVQMKKMNIKAKKSRQVTTSINEEDCTTAGLNRQSSSCCSVEDQSSVASHSHENSQELSGGVSVTSTSSLSPTVASLNLSGKSRARRGSATDPQSLYARKRREKMNERLRALQGLVPNGTKVDISTMLEEAVHYVKFLQLQIKLLSSDDMWMYAPICYNGMDLGLDPKLTTPQQS, from the exons ATGGAGGATATTGGAGCTGTTTCAGAGGGAGAATGGACCTCTCTCAGCGGGATGTACACTGCTGAGGAGGTAGATTTCATGTCCCAGTTGCTTGGAAATTCTTCAAACCAGACATCAAGCATGGGAATTCCAGAGGCTTCTTGGCCTGGAGGCTACTATGAAGGTTCACATTATTATTCATCAGAAACTTCTGATTCAAACTCACAAGAGGCTAATTTGAGTGGGGGTACTAGGACTTTTTACCCCACTTCAAGCAATGAGAGTTACTACTTGAATGAATCTTCTCAACCCATGTTGGCAACCAACAATAATAACATCTCTATGTCTATTGATTTTGGTGCTGGGGATGTgatcaaaaccctaaattcctaTCTCATTGAAGGAGATCATGATCAATGCTTGAACCAAGAAACAAGTGAAGGCAATCCAGAAGAGCGTGGCGGAAACCCGGCTGAAGCTGTGGCTCTTGGAAATCAGAAATTTGATATGACTGCTGCACAAGAACAATCCATGGAGGAAATTAACCCCACCAAGAATTCATTGAAAAGATCTCAAAGCTTAGAAAAT GTTCAAATGAAAAAGATGAACATAAAGGCAAAGAAGAGCCGGCAGGTGACAACTAGCATCAATGAAGAAGACTGTACTACCGCCGGGCTCAACAGACAGAGCTCCAGTTGCTGCTCAGTAGAAGATCAGTCCAGTGTTGCCTCACATTCCCATGAGAATTCTCAGGAGCTGAGTGGAGGGGTTAGTGTTACTTCAACTTCAAGCTTGAGTCCAACAGTTGCATCTCTCAACTTGAGTGGCAAATCAAGAGCTAGAAGGGGGTCAGCCACTGATCCCCAAAGCCTCTATGCAAGG aaaagaagagagaaaatgaatGAAAGGCTGAGAGCCCTGCAGGGCCTTGTGCCCAACGGAACAAAG GTTGATATTAGCACAATGCTTGAGGAAGCTGTCCATTATGTGAAGTTTTTACAACTCCAAATTAAG CTGTTAAGCTCTGATGATATGTGGATGTATGCTCCCATCTGTTACAATGGAATGGACCTGGGGCTTGATCCGAAGCTCACCACACCACAGCAATCATAA